GGACCACTCGCATATTATTTCCCTCTTCTTTTAAGAATCGTCATTACATCCAGTTTCATTAAACTGTAAAAAAAGAAGAGTACTGCCAGAGAAGAGATTCCCTCCAATGCCAGGAAACCAAAATTGCTCCAGCTGCTACCTTCGTAGAACCTGGAAACCGGGATAATTTTTTTGAAGAACAGAATCGTCAGAATCATTGGAATTTGGGCGCCCAGGATTCTGATGATTTGGCTGTTCAGTCTTTTTATATCAAATCGAATACAGTCTTTCAGACCGCCTCTGAGAAGGATGAGGGCTCCACCGATAAAAGCAATGGAATTGGCCCAGGCCAGACTGCTGACCCCCCAGCCCTGCCCCAGAAAAAGCAGAGATAAAGAGACATCCGCAATCACAGTAGCCAGGGCAGTTTTCAGTGGATATTGATAATTTCCCTGAGAATAAAAGGACCGTTGAAAAAGGTTATAGCAGCCCACGAAAAACATTCCCGGAGCATAGGCAAAGAGGACCTGTGTGGCCAGGATCGTATCCTCAGTCTGATATTCACCCCGCTGAAGCGCCGTCGAGATCATTTCTGGTCCGAACAACATAAGCAGAATCGTAGAGGGAATCAGCAGGACGGCCAGCATATGGATTCCCTCCTGAAGGGTGGAAGACAGACCTTTCCAATTCTTGTCTCCCGCCAGACGACTCATTTTAGGAAATAGAACCGTCGTAATGGAGGCACTGAATATGCCGAAAGGAAGTTGCCAGAACACGATGGCATTGCTCAGGGCGGTTGTTGACCCTTCATCCAGCCCTGTGGCCAGCAGAATGGCCACCTGTTGATTGATGGAAAAAATTGAAGACGTGATGAGAACAGGAAACCACTGCCTCATCACGCGTTTGAATGACTCATCTCTGAAATGCAGCCGTGGCAGGAGGGAATATCCGATTTTTCTGTAAAAAGGATACTGCCAGAGAATTTGAGCCAGCCCTCCTCCCAGAACACCCATCACCATGGAAAAGATTCCCATCGTGTCATGCCATATCACGATGGAGGTGATGACCGAAATTGAGAATAACAGGGGAGATACCGCCGGAACCAGAAAATGATTGTGAGAGTTCAATACAGCCATCAAAACGGCACTGATGCTGATAAGAAGAATATAGTGGAAAATCCACCTGAAAAGACGGACTGCCATGTCCAGCTTCCAGGGTTCGTGAAATCGGATAAAGACCTTCAAAATGATTTCCGGGAAAAAGATGCTTAAAAGAGACAGGGGAATCAGAATCAGAAGCTGTAAACCCAGAATGCTCCGACTGAGATTTTTTGCCTTACTCCCTTCCGGATCGGTCACGATCTGCCGGGAAAGTTCGGGAATGAAGGCGGATGACAAAGCCCCTTCGGCCAGAAGTTTTCTGAAGTTATTGGGTATGTTGAATACGGCATTGAGGATATCCGCTTCTCCCGAGGCCCCGAAATACATACTGATCAGGGCAATGCGGACAAATCCAAGAATACGGGAACCCAGTGTTCCCGCCATAACAGCCAGTGTGGACAGAAAACTCTGCCTGTGAGTCGTTTCTTTCAAATATTACCTCTTGCCGAATCGGTCCAGGAATGATTTTTTATACTGTAGAAAACGACCTTCCCGCAGTGACTGCCTGACCTCTGCCATAAACTGATAGAGGAAATGTAGATTATGCTCTGTCACCAGCATAGGTCCCAGTATTTCTTTGGCCTTGAATAGATGCCTGAGGTAGGAACGGCTGTACTGCTGACACACTGGACAGGTACAGCTCGGTTCGATAGGCTGCTGATCCAGACGGAATTTCTCATTTTTTAGAGCCAGATTTCCATCCAGGGAAAAACAGGTTCCATTCCTGGCAATCCTGGTTGGATAGACACAGTCAAACATATCGATACCGGCCTCTACGGCTTCCAGCATATAATCGGGAGTCCCGATACCCATGACATAACGGGGCTTGTCATCAGGAAGGAACTGAGACGTATAATGAAGATAATCTCTGAACATTTCAGGGCTTTCACCCACAGAGAGACCCCCTATGGCAATCCCCGGTGTATCCAGTTCAAGGATTTCTTCGGCACTTCGCTTTCTTAAATCTTCGAAGAAGTTACCCTGAATGATTCCAAAGAGCTTTCCATCATAATCATCACTGCAATTCTCCCAACGCTTTTTCGCACGGGAAGCCCATCGTGTGGTAATTTCAAGAGCCTTGATGGCTTCTTTATGAGAAATACCTGGTTCAGTGCAGATATCAAGAGCCATCTGAACATCACTGCCCAGGATTTCCTGAATCTCAACCACCTTTTCAGGGGTAAACTCATGGTAGGCTCCATCGATGTGGGAACGGAAACGAACCCCTTCTTCCCTGATTTTCCGGAAGGGAGCCAGAGAAAAAACCTGAAATCCACCAGAGTCGGTCAGTATATTATGCTTCCAGGAGCTGAAATTATGCAGGCCTCCGGCGGCCTTAATAACATCCATACCCGGTCTTAAATAGAGGTGATAGGTATTGCCGAGAATCAGGGTATACCCCATATCATCCACCGAGTCATGCTTGACGGCTTTAACGGTTCCGTTTGTACCCACAGGCATAAAGGCGGGTATTTCCACATCGCCATGGGGAAGGTGCAGTATGCCTCCACGCCCCTTGCAGGATGGGTCTTTATATTGAATGTCGATCATAATCTCTCCTCATTTATTTACTTTATGCCCTGATGGACTCAGGTTTTGGCAGTTCTGAATAGAAATACTCCAAAAGTCAGAAAGATCAGAAAGGCTGCCCAGGCTCCGTACAAGGGAGGGATATAACCCAGTTTAGCCAGGAGAATCATAACCATCTGCGCCACGTAATATATAACAGAAACCACCAGACTGGATAGAAGGCTCATAAGAAGGATATTTTTTTTAAACCTTCCCCCCAGAGAGCAGGACAATAAGGCAACCACCAGTGGTGTCAGGGCAAATGAAAACCTCTGATAATACTCAGTCAGTGCACCCTTGTAGGGAAATCCTGTTCTTTTCAGAGAATCGACCCACTCCTTGGCTTCACGGCTGTTCATCTCGTCAATATCCCGGGTTATTCTTTTAAAAGATCCAGGGGGCTCATCTAATAAAGGATCCGTCCAGCTGGCATAATACTCCTCTTCAATGAACTCCTTCTTTTCATCATAACTGAAGATTCTGACATTCTTTAAAGTCCAAATACTGTCTTCCCACAGGGCGGAATTGGCATCGACCCGTTTCTGAAATTTTCCATCCCTGTTCAGAATCAGTATAGAGAGCCCTGTCAGACTCAATCTGCGGTCATTGTAAAAATCAGCATTGTAAATCACGGTATTTGTGTGACTGAGGACGGCTACATTTGAATTGCTGTAGGAAACAGTCTGGCCCAGAATCTCCTTGGAAAGCCTGTTTTTATCCTTATAAGTCGGGATCACAAGACGGTCTTCAAAAAAATAACTTGCCAGACTAAGGATTATTCCGCAGATCAGAAGAGGTGTGGTCAGCTGAAAGAGGGAGTATCCTGAACCAAAAACGGCAATCAGTTCATTTTTGGCATAGTAGTTCCCCAGGGTATAGGAGATAGAAAAGAGGACGGCAATAGGCAGGGAGAAAGATATACATTTGGGAGTATACAGCAATGAAACCCGGGCAATGGCGCTCATGGGAACTTCTGCATTGAGATAACGCCAGAGATTTCCAAATATATCAACCAACTGCAGTATCATGATAAAAAAAATCAGAGCCACCAGCATGGTGGGGATAAAATCTTTCAGGATCATCTTATGAAGTACTTTCATTTACCAATCCTGAATAAATATAAAATCGAGCCGGTACCAAAGATGAG
This portion of the Oceanispirochaeta sp. genome encodes:
- the tgt gene encoding tRNA guanosine(34) transglycosylase Tgt: MIDIQYKDPSCKGRGGILHLPHGDVEIPAFMPVGTNGTVKAVKHDSVDDMGYTLILGNTYHLYLRPGMDVIKAAGGLHNFSSWKHNILTDSGGFQVFSLAPFRKIREEGVRFRSHIDGAYHEFTPEKVVEIQEILGSDVQMALDICTEPGISHKEAIKALEITTRWASRAKKRWENCSDDYDGKLFGIIQGNFFEDLRKRSAEEILELDTPGIAIGGLSVGESPEMFRDYLHYTSQFLPDDKPRYVMGIGTPDYMLEAVEAGIDMFDCVYPTRIARNGTCFSLDGNLALKNEKFRLDQQPIEPSCTCPVCQQYSRSYLRHLFKAKEILGPMLVTEHNLHFLYQFMAEVRQSLREGRFLQYKKSFLDRFGKR
- a CDS encoding LptF/LptG family permease, whose product is MKVLHKMILKDFIPTMLVALIFFIMILQLVDIFGNLWRYLNAEVPMSAIARVSLLYTPKCISFSLPIAVLFSISYTLGNYYAKNELIAVFGSGYSLFQLTTPLLICGIILSLASYFFEDRLVIPTYKDKNRLSKEILGQTVSYSNSNVAVLSHTNTVIYNADFYNDRRLSLTGLSILILNRDGKFQKRVDANSALWEDSIWTLKNVRIFSYDEKKEFIEEEYYASWTDPLLDEPPGSFKRITRDIDEMNSREAKEWVDSLKRTGFPYKGALTEYYQRFSFALTPLVVALLSCSLGGRFKKNILLMSLLSSLVVSVIYYVAQMVMILLAKLGYIPPLYGAWAAFLIFLTFGVFLFRTAKT
- the murJ gene encoding murein biosynthesis integral membrane protein MurJ; this translates as MKETTHRQSFLSTLAVMAGTLGSRILGFVRIALISMYFGASGEADILNAVFNIPNNFRKLLAEGALSSAFIPELSRQIVTDPEGSKAKNLSRSILGLQLLILIPLSLLSIFFPEIILKVFIRFHEPWKLDMAVRLFRWIFHYILLISISAVLMAVLNSHNHFLVPAVSPLLFSISVITSIVIWHDTMGIFSMVMGVLGGGLAQILWQYPFYRKIGYSLLPRLHFRDESFKRVMRQWFPVLITSSIFSINQQVAILLATGLDEGSTTALSNAIVFWQLPFGIFSASITTVLFPKMSRLAGDKNWKGLSSTLQEGIHMLAVLLIPSTILLMLFGPEMISTALQRGEYQTEDTILATQVLFAYAPGMFFVGCYNLFQRSFYSQGNYQYPLKTALATVIADVSLSLLFLGQGWGVSSLAWANSIAFIGGALILLRGGLKDCIRFDIKRLNSQIIRILGAQIPMILTILFFKKIIPVSRFYEGSSWSNFGFLALEGISSLAVLFFFYSLMKLDVMTILKRRGK